The following proteins are encoded in a genomic region of Syntrophotaleaceae bacterium:
- a CDS encoding TRAP transporter small permease, with protein MIKKAFKWVDRILGFVEDWSLFLTVSLALVAAMANVVLRKLTPISLYWSDEVVKKVIFFSTYIGCSAAVRSRALIRIDALPQMVPILKKPLTLISHLAVILFALLMIRYGWTMTAASYADPYARSATLNIPEWYFYAVLVVMGGMLVLRTVMVMVEDWRGAPVK; from the coding sequence ATGATAAAAAAAGCGTTTAAATGGGTGGACCGGATTCTCGGTTTCGTCGAGGACTGGTCCCTTTTTTTGACCGTGTCCCTGGCGCTTGTGGCAGCCATGGCGAATGTGGTCCTGCGCAAGCTGACCCCGATCAGCCTCTACTGGTCGGATGAAGTGGTGAAGAAAGTCATTTTTTTCTCCACCTACATCGGCTGCAGCGCGGCCGTCCGGTCCCGCGCCCTGATCCGCATCGATGCCCTTCCGCAGATGGTTCCGATCCTGAAAAAGCCTCTGACCCTGATCAGTCATCTCGCCGTGATTCTTTTCGCCTTGCTGATGATCCGCTACGGCTGGACCATGACCGCGGCCAGCTATGCCGATCCCTATGCCCGATCGGCCACTCTCAACATCCCCGAATGGTATTTCTATGCCGTACTGGTGGTGATGGGCGGCATGCTCGTGCTGCGCACCGTCATGGTTATGGTGGAGGACTGGCGCGGCGCGCCGGTCAAGTGA
- a CDS encoding TRAP transporter large permease, translating to MDTSHLIVLALLLGALATTVPVFMALFFTGFAGLILAGIDPQIVIEVLYRSMDKFALIVVLFFVLCGNIMTTGSIVEKLIKTANALVGFLPGGLAIAGVLACGFFGAISGSTVATVVAIGGFMIPALIKHNYDHSFSVGIMTTAPVLGVVIPPSISMILYAMVSNDSLEALFLTGFVPGILIMVAMSFYAWFFCRKQSVNTTPRPSFRELLAVLRESVWALLLPVLIFGGIYSGLFTANEAAVVACFYAFFVEICIHKDMRLRDVKKVIVSSAVTSATLLVIVAGASVFGEYLTFQQIPDQSAKAVVSSISSPWVFLLAVNIVLLVVGMFMDIISATLILTPIFLPLLSRFGIDTLHFGLLMTLNLGIGYCTPPLGVSLYISGAVADRDLIYVTKSVIPFLLIQIGLLMLLTYWSDLVLWLPRMIYG from the coding sequence ATGGACACAAGTCATCTCATAGTCTTGGCCCTGCTGCTTGGTGCCCTTGCCACCACCGTTCCCGTCTTCATGGCGCTGTTTTTTACCGGCTTTGCCGGCCTGATCCTGGCCGGCATCGATCCGCAGATCGTCATCGAGGTGCTCTATCGCAGCATGGACAAGTTCGCCCTGATCGTGGTCCTGTTCTTCGTGCTGTGCGGCAACATCATGACCACCGGCAGCATCGTCGAAAAGCTGATCAAGACCGCCAACGCCCTGGTCGGTTTCCTGCCCGGCGGCCTTGCCATCGCAGGAGTGCTGGCCTGCGGCTTTTTCGGCGCCATTTCCGGCTCGACGGTGGCCACGGTGGTGGCGATCGGGGGCTTTATGATCCCGGCCCTGATCAAGCACAATTACGATCATTCCTTCAGCGTCGGCATCATGACCACAGCCCCGGTGCTCGGGGTCGTCATCCCCCCCTCCATCTCCATGATCCTTTACGCCATGGTGTCCAACGATTCCCTGGAGGCTTTGTTTTTGACCGGTTTCGTTCCCGGCATCCTGATCATGGTCGCCATGTCCTTCTACGCCTGGTTTTTCTGCCGGAAGCAATCGGTGAATACCACGCCCCGCCCCTCCTTTCGGGAACTGCTGGCGGTACTGCGGGAAAGCGTCTGGGCCCTGCTGTTGCCGGTGCTCATTTTCGGCGGCATCTATTCCGGCCTTTTCACTGCCAACGAGGCGGCCGTGGTGGCCTGTTTCTACGCCTTTTTCGTCGAAATCTGCATTCACAAGGACATGCGTCTGCGGGATGTGAAGAAGGTCATCGTCTCTTCCGCCGTCACCTCCGCCACGCTGCTTGTGATCGTCGCCGGGGCCTCGGTTTTTGGCGAATATCTGACCTTTCAGCAGATCCCGGATCAGAGCGCCAAGGCGGTCGTCTCCAGCATCAGCAGTCCCTGGGTTTTTCTGCTGGCGGTCAACATCGTTCTGCTGGTGGTCGGCATGTTCATGGACATCATTTCCGCGACCCTGATCCTTACGCCGATTTTCCTGCCCCTGCTCTCCCGCTTCGGCATCGACACCCTGCATTTCGGCCTGCTCATGACCCTGAACCTGGGCATCGGTTACTGCACCCCGCCCCTGGGGGTCAGCCTCTATATCTCAGGGGCAGTGGCGGATCGGGATCTGATCTATGTGACCAAGTCGGTTATCCCATTTCTGCTGATTCAGATCGGCCTGCTGATGCTTCTGACCTACTGGTCGGATCTGGTCCTGTGGCTGCCGAGGATGATTTACGGTTAG
- a CDS encoding dodecin family protein, whose translation MTYGEERVYKKVEVIGISKKSIEQAIENALAKAHKTLEKVSWFEVQEIRGHVASEGNVGEYQVLLKVAFELK comes from the coding sequence ATGACCTATGGAGAAGAAAGGGTTTACAAAAAGGTTGAAGTGATCGGGATTTCCAAAAAAAGCATCGAGCAGGCTATTGAAAACGCATTGGCCAAGGCCCACAAGACACTGGAAAAGGTCTCCTGGTTCGAAGTGCAGGAAATCCGGGGTCACGTGGCCTCGGAGGGGAACGTGGGCGAATATCAGGTGCTGCTCAAGGTCGCTTTCGAATTGAAGTGA
- a CDS encoding TRAP transporter substrate-binding protein: MKRGWLICFAGLCCLAFAVVGIGCQREEAPKPAEKAVTATPEEAPRDPLADWQPAFDPSGAEFTYILSNVDHPAIEGIAVGYHIRDKVWERSGGRLYVDFRPMAQLGGERDVISKLKLGAVQGMLCSSVAAVNVSDRLGIVNLPFVIDSFEKLETFRNDPELFNEFRDAALDQGVLAVDFTGYGTYGWATKVPVKTIDDALKVNFRVAQAPVNVDTYKAWGLKFTVMPWPDVPQALQTGVVTGLDHTPIVCSITKKFDFAKYFTRLDYAQGLYIHMLSKKWLDQLPADLQAVLLQVIEEESARARALTREQQEREIAAAQSRGVEFYELSPADRQKLIERSGPVYEFWAEKIGKDYADKVRNSLEGVEI, translated from the coding sequence ATGAAAAGGGGTTGGTTGATCTGTTTTGCCGGGTTGTGTTGTTTGGCTTTTGCTGTTGTCGGTATCGGCTGTCAACGGGAGGAGGCTCCCAAGCCGGCGGAAAAGGCGGTTACGGCAACGCCGGAGGAAGCACCCCGTGATCCCCTGGCGGACTGGCAGCCCGCTTTCGATCCGAGCGGCGCCGAGTTTACCTACATCCTGTCCAATGTCGACCATCCCGCCATCGAAGGGATTGCCGTCGGCTATCATATTCGGGACAAGGTTTGGGAGCGGTCCGGCGGACGCCTCTATGTCGACTTCCGGCCGATGGCACAGCTGGGCGGTGAGCGGGACGTTATCAGCAAGCTCAAGCTCGGTGCCGTACAGGGGATGCTCTGTTCCTCGGTGGCGGCGGTGAACGTTTCCGACAGGTTGGGCATCGTCAACCTGCCCTTCGTCATCGACAGCTTCGAAAAGCTGGAGACGTTCCGCAATGATCCTGAGCTGTTCAACGAATTCCGCGACGCCGCCCTCGACCAGGGAGTTCTGGCTGTCGACTTTACCGGCTATGGCACCTACGGCTGGGCCACCAAGGTTCCGGTCAAAACCATCGATGACGCACTGAAAGTGAACTTCCGGGTGGCCCAGGCCCCGGTCAACGTGGACACGTACAAGGCCTGGGGCCTGAAATTCACCGTCATGCCCTGGCCCGACGTGCCTCAGGCTTTGCAGACCGGCGTCGTCACCGGCCTCGATCATACTCCGATCGTCTGCAGCATCACCAAAAAGTTCGACTTCGCCAAATACTTTACCCGCCTCGACTACGCGCAGGGCCTCTATATCCATATGTTGAGCAAAAAGTGGCTCGATCAGCTTCCCGCCGATCTGCAGGCCGTCCTGCTGCAGGTGATCGAGGAGGAAAGCGCCCGGGCGCGGGCCTTGACCCGGGAACAGCAGGAGAGGGAGATTGCCGCGGCCCAAAGCCGCGGGGTGGAGTTTTACGAATTGTCTCCCGCCGATCGTCAGAAGCTGATCGAACGGTCCGGACCGGTGTATGAATTCTGGGCGGAGAAGATTGGCAAAGATTATGCGGACAAGGTACGAAACTCTTTGGAGGGGGTTGAAATCTGA
- a CDS encoding DMT family protein produces the protein MGRYLTVTLLLLSSNVFMTFAWYGHLRNLSHRPWVLAAMLSWGIALFEYLLQVPANRIGHQVMNVGQLKLLQEVVTLTVFVPFSVLYLKERLSLDYLWAGFCLLGAVFFLFRAKLFAG, from the coding sequence ATGGGCCGCTATCTGACGGTCACTCTGCTTCTGCTCTCCAGCAACGTCTTCATGACCTTTGCCTGGTACGGGCACCTGCGCAACCTTTCCCACCGGCCCTGGGTTCTGGCGGCCATGCTAAGCTGGGGGATCGCCCTGTTTGAATATCTGCTGCAGGTTCCCGCCAACCGGATCGGCCATCAGGTCATGAATGTCGGGCAGTTGAAACTGCTGCAGGAGGTGGTGACCCTGACGGTTTTCGTGCCCTTTTCGGTTCTGTACCTGAAGGAGAGGTTGAGCCTGGATTACCTGTGGGCGGGATTCTGTCTGCTGGGCGCGGTGTTTTTTCTGTTCCGGGCGAAACTCTTTGCAGGATGA
- a CDS encoding zinc ribbon domain-containing protein, with product MPMYDFRCEDCGLAFSLKLSFAEYDKGDVRCPACQSDKVTQVISRINVRTSRKS from the coding sequence ATGCCGATGTACGATTTTCGCTGTGAGGATTGCGGACTGGCGTTTTCCCTCAAGCTGAGCTTCGCCGAGTACGACAAGGGTGATGTCCGATGCCCGGCCTGCCAAAGCGACAAGGTGACCCAGGTGATCTCCCGGATCAACGTTCGGACCAGCCGCAAAAGTTGA
- a CDS encoding TRAP transporter substrate-binding protein codes for MRFWKTLFLMPMLVGLLAGCPGEKAPVEEAEAPAKQEVKQEDPLAAWQPAFDPSGAEYTYLLSNVSHPAIEGVAVGYRIRDKVWERSSGRLYVDFRPLSQLGEERAVLSKLKIGAVQGVLCSSVAAANVADMLGVVNLPFVVDSFDKLDTFRNDPELFGPFSESAIDQGVMVVDVTGYGPYGWASKAPVQTLEEAAKVNFRIAEAPVNTDIYKSWGLKFTVMPWGDVPQALQTGVIDGLDHTPIVCNITRKFEIARYFTQVDYAQGLFVHLMNKTWFDKLPADLQEILLQVIKEESADTRERTRRQQQEQIAAAQAQGVTFLPLGEGHREVLIERSAPVYESWEKRIGAEYLQLVRQKLGE; via the coding sequence ATGCGTTTTTGGAAGACACTGTTCCTGATGCCGATGCTGGTGGGACTTCTGGCGGGATGTCCGGGAGAAAAGGCTCCCGTTGAAGAGGCCGAGGCGCCTGCCAAACAGGAGGTCAAACAGGAGGACCCGCTGGCGGCCTGGCAGCCGGCCTTCGATCCGAGCGGCGCCGAGTATACCTATCTGCTTTCCAATGTGTCGCACCCGGCTATTGAAGGGGTGGCGGTCGGCTACCGCATCCGCGACAAGGTCTGGGAGCGCTCCAGCGGTCGCCTGTACGTGGATTTCCGACCTCTTTCCCAGCTTGGGGAGGAGAGGGCCGTGCTCAGCAAGCTCAAGATCGGAGCCGTTCAAGGGGTGCTCTGCTCTTCGGTCGCCGCAGCCAATGTCGCCGACATGCTGGGCGTGGTCAACCTGCCTTTCGTGGTGGACAGTTTCGACAAACTCGACACGTTCCGCAATGACCCGGAACTCTTCGGTCCTTTCAGCGAGAGTGCCATCGACCAGGGGGTTATGGTCGTCGACGTGACCGGTTACGGCCCCTACGGCTGGGCATCTAAGGCGCCGGTGCAGACCCTTGAAGAGGCTGCGAAAGTCAATTTCCGCATCGCCGAAGCGCCGGTCAACACCGACATCTATAAAAGCTGGGGGCTCAAGTTCACGGTCATGCCCTGGGGCGATGTGCCGCAGGCGCTGCAGACCGGAGTCATCGACGGTCTCGATCATACCCCCATCGTCTGCAACATCACGCGCAAATTTGAAATCGCCCGCTATTTCACCCAGGTCGACTATGCCCAGGGGCTGTTCGTTCATCTGATGAACAAGACGTGGTTCGATAAACTTCCTGCCGATCTCCAGGAGATATTACTCCAGGTGATCAAGGAGGAGAGTGCCGACACCCGCGAGCGTACCCGCCGGCAGCAGCAGGAGCAGATTGCCGCCGCCCAGGCTCAGGGCGTGACCTTCCTGCCCCTCGGCGAAGGGCATCGCGAGGTGCTGATCGAACGCAGCGCGCCGGTTTACGAGAGCTGGGAAAAGCGCATCGGCGCCGAATATCTGCAACTGGTCCGGCAGAAGCTGGGAGAGTGA
- a CDS encoding universal stress protein: MKILVPVDMSETSRATIEKLKQNSAFLPPGHLVLLHVVDLEKLAYRMIPDFQLEMIREQAVKTAGEFLEKRAGELREAGLTAESRLEIGSPREIIPRISNEEHFGLFVIGRRYAGEIRDVLFGSVANYALHRVKCPVLLF; encoded by the coding sequence ATGAAGATTCTTGTACCGGTGGATATGTCGGAAACCAGTCGCGCGACGATCGAAAAGCTGAAGCAAAACAGTGCTTTCCTTCCGCCGGGACACCTGGTGCTGCTGCATGTGGTCGATCTTGAAAAACTCGCCTATCGCATGATCCCCGATTTCCAGCTGGAGATGATTCGGGAGCAGGCGGTCAAGACAGCCGGTGAATTCCTCGAGAAACGGGCAGGCGAACTGCGGGAAGCGGGCCTGACGGCCGAATCCCGGCTCGAAATTGGTTCCCCCCGGGAAATCATTCCGCGAATCTCCAACGAGGAGCACTTCGGGTTGTTCGTGATCGGCCGCAGGTATGCGGGGGAAATCCGGGATGTCCTGTTCGGCAGCGTGGCCAACTATGCCCTGCACCGGGTCAAATGTCCGGTGCTGCTTTTCTGA
- a CDS encoding pyrimidine/purine nucleoside phosphorylase codes for MTEFKNVTVVKKANIYFDGQVSSRTIRFADGTEKTLGVMLPGEYTFNTGAPELMEILSGELEFLLDGTSEWRTCVGGEAFEVPGQSKFTVRVKSVADYCCSFL; via the coding sequence ATGACGGAATTCAAGAATGTTACGGTGGTAAAAAAAGCGAACATCTATTTTGACGGCCAGGTCAGCAGCCGGACCATCCGTTTTGCCGACGGCACCGAGAAGACCCTCGGAGTCATGCTGCCGGGAGAGTACACCTTCAACACCGGTGCCCCTGAGCTTATGGAAATCCTTTCCGGCGAGCTCGAATTTCTTCTGGATGGGACGAGCGAATGGCGAACCTGTGTGGGAGGAGAGGCGTTCGAGGTGCCCGGTCAATCCAAATTTACTGTTCGGGTCAAGAGCGTTGCCGACTACTGCTGTTCGTTCCTGTAG
- a CDS encoding CBS domain-containing protein, producing MDLGSIMTRKVVTVEMDDSIRLINGIFAHVKFHHLLVVDKGRLVGVISDRDVLKAMSPFVHTLAEQARDAATLERKAHQIMSRNLVTGSSDMSIVEGVGLMLENRVSCLPIVSREGAIEGVVTWKDMLNAFVETDDVLCNVCRMRLKTRKKYGSASDEDNRENPGEEQS from the coding sequence ATGGACCTCGGTTCGATCATGACGCGCAAGGTGGTTACCGTCGAGATGGATGATTCCATCCGCCTGATCAACGGCATTTTCGCCCACGTCAAATTTCACCATCTGCTGGTTGTCGATAAAGGCCGACTGGTGGGCGTTATTTCCGACCGGGACGTGCTCAAGGCCATGAGCCCCTTCGTCCACACCCTGGCCGAGCAGGCCCGGGACGCCGCCACCCTTGAACGAAAGGCCCATCAGATCATGTCGCGGAACCTGGTAACCGGAAGCAGCGACATGAGCATCGTCGAGGGGGTTGGGCTGATGCTGGAAAACAGAGTATCCTGCCTGCCGATTGTGTCGAGGGAGGGCGCCATCGAAGGGGTGGTGACATGGAAGGACATGCTGAACGCCTTTGTGGAAACGGACGATGTCTTGTGCAACGTCTGCCGCATGCGATTGAAGACTCGGAAAAAGTATGGATCGGCAAGCGACGAGGATAATCGGGAAAACCCTGGAGAGGAACAATCATGA
- a CDS encoding tRNA threonylcarbamoyladenosine dehydratase, producing the protein MQHHRFERLELLVGTDGLQRLQQASVAVIGVGGVGSYAAEALARASIGRLTLVDFDTIVPSNINRQIHALEPTVGKAKVKVMAERCLAINPEGDFRPLQVFYSADTDEELLSGGFDYLLDCIDSITAKLYLIESCRKRGIPVISAMGAANKLDPTLIRVADLADTQKCRMARIIRKELGRRGIRDKVRVVYSLEEFRPLAADPASDTAAPEEAAGSGRQRVTLGSSSYIPPIFGLTMAGEVIREILRESAP; encoded by the coding sequence ATGCAACATCACCGTTTTGAACGTCTCGAACTGCTGGTCGGCACCGATGGTCTGCAGCGCCTGCAGCAAGCCTCCGTGGCCGTGATCGGTGTCGGCGGGGTCGGCAGCTATGCCGCCGAGGCGCTCGCCCGGGCCAGCATCGGCCGCCTGACCCTGGTCGATTTCGACACCATCGTCCCCAGCAATATCAACCGTCAGATTCACGCCCTGGAGCCGACCGTCGGCAAGGCCAAGGTCAAGGTCATGGCCGAAAGGTGCCTGGCCATCAATCCGGAAGGGGATTTCCGCCCGCTGCAGGTTTTCTACAGCGCCGACACCGACGAGGAGCTTCTCTCCGGGGGGTTCGACTATCTGCTCGACTGCATCGACAGCATCACCGCCAAGCTGTACCTCATCGAAAGCTGCCGGAAACGCGGCATCCCTGTCATCTCGGCCATGGGGGCCGCCAACAAGCTCGATCCGACCCTGATCCGGGTCGCCGATCTGGCCGACACCCAGAAATGCCGCATGGCCCGCATCATTCGCAAGGAGCTGGGCCGCCGCGGCATCCGGGACAAAGTCCGGGTCGTCTATTCCCTCGAGGAGTTCCGTCCCCTCGCGGCCGATCCGGCTTCCGATACCGCTGCCCCGGAAGAAGCCGCAGGATCGGGCAGACAGCGGGTCACGCTCGGCAGCTCCTCCTATATTCCCCCCATCTTCGGCCTGACCATGGCCGGGGAGGTCATTCGCGAGATTCTCCGGGAGTCGGCGCCATGA
- a CDS encoding histidine kinase: MRFSKISVLAVLAAVMFFASNASAAVVIGGSDGWSFSTDGMVNLFMVYQNSDDIPDGVNPFYATDEDGLRIKNGFLPNILAFNIKAPTMNGIDLGARFGFYPSPSHDNRKNERFDSQIDMREMFFTADGNFGQIMVGKGLSLFLGQNLLTEQTLMGAGTLGSTFGLSAAAGVTLGRIGYGYLYPNFNAQFRYTTPDMGGFKVAVGLFDPSEILGVLDGVGATETKLPRVEAEVSYAGTLGGDTKFKAYANGMWQEADFTDDQADALGKDDVTAWGISGGFVVGMGGFELVGSAFTGEALGTALMLDLDSLDAEGEERETWGYVAQLTYTLANEGKTKFGVSYGANEFDETDADEAAALSFIESQAMLTFMATHDITPNLKIVGEISFLEHEWQNGDDWNAEQFNIGTFFIW, encoded by the coding sequence ATGAGATTTTCCAAAATTTCCGTACTGGCCGTTCTGGCGGCCGTAATGTTCTTCGCGTCCAACGCATCCGCTGCCGTAGTCATCGGCGGCTCCGACGGCTGGTCCTTCAGCACTGATGGTATGGTTAACCTGTTCATGGTTTACCAGAACTCCGACGATATTCCCGACGGTGTCAATCCCTTCTACGCCACTGACGAAGATGGTCTGCGCATCAAAAACGGCTTCCTGCCGAACATCCTGGCCTTCAACATCAAGGCCCCGACCATGAACGGCATCGACCTCGGTGCCCGCTTCGGCTTCTACCCCTCCCCCTCTCACGACAACCGCAAAAACGAGAGGTTCGACAGCCAGATCGACATGCGTGAAATGTTCTTCACTGCTGACGGCAACTTCGGTCAGATCATGGTCGGTAAAGGCCTCAGCCTGTTCCTCGGCCAGAACCTGCTCACCGAGCAGACCCTGATGGGCGCCGGCACCCTCGGCAGCACCTTCGGCCTCAGCGCCGCCGCTGGTGTTACCCTCGGTCGCATCGGCTATGGCTACCTGTACCCCAACTTCAATGCCCAGTTCCGCTACACCACCCCCGACATGGGCGGCTTCAAAGTGGCCGTTGGCCTTTTTGACCCCAGCGAAATCCTGGGTGTTCTTGATGGCGTTGGCGCAACCGAAACCAAACTGCCCCGCGTAGAAGCTGAAGTATCCTATGCTGGCACCTTGGGCGGCGACACCAAATTCAAAGCTTACGCCAACGGCATGTGGCAGGAAGCTGATTTCACCGACGATCAAGCCGATGCTCTTGGCAAAGACGACGTTACTGCCTGGGGCATCAGCGGCGGTTTCGTGGTCGGCATGGGTGGCTTCGAACTGGTCGGCTCCGCCTTCACTGGCGAGGCCCTCGGCACCGCCTTGATGCTGGATCTCGACTCCCTTGACGCCGAAGGCGAAGAGCGGGAAACCTGGGGCTATGTCGCCCAGCTGACCTACACCCTGGCTAACGAAGGCAAGACCAAGTTCGGCGTGAGCTACGGCGCCAACGAATTCGACGAAACCGACGCGGACGAAGCCGCTGCGCTTTCCTTTATCGAATCCCAGGCCATGCTGACTTTCATGGCCACCCATGACATCACCCCCAACCTCAAGATCGTTGGCGAGATCAGCTTTCTCGAGCATGAGTGGCAAAATGGTGATGACTGGAATGCCGAGCAGTTCAACATCGGCACCTTCTTCATCTGG
- a CDS encoding TatD family hydrolase, with protein sequence MTLPLNSLFDTHIHLDLLPPGFDDQEEMKLAEHIGVGRFVVPGVEPSGWERLLAVASSIRGGLAAPGIHPLAARQWEKSKPELRRLLTEKRVAAVGEIGLDGALESPAQIQEQAFRGQLRLARDFGLPVLLHCRKATGKLLEILKQEGADEMGGIWHNFSGSPETARAAISLNFALAFGGIVTWPEARRAPETLKEIPAEWIVLESDAPDMTPHPHRGEPNRPLYLGLVAEKVAALRGWSLEETAAITTANACRVLRLESLKS encoded by the coding sequence ATGACTCTACCCCTCAACTCTCTGTTCGATACTCACATCCACCTCGACCTGCTGCCTCCCGGATTCGATGACCAGGAAGAGATGAAGCTGGCAGAGCATATCGGGGTCGGCCGGTTTGTCGTTCCGGGAGTCGAACCTTCGGGCTGGGAGCGGCTCCTTGCGGTCGCGTCTTCGATCCGGGGCGGGCTGGCCGCACCGGGGATTCATCCTCTCGCGGCCCGGCAGTGGGAGAAGTCAAAACCGGAACTGCGTCGCCTGCTGACGGAAAAGAGGGTGGCGGCCGTCGGCGAAATCGGGCTCGACGGCGCCCTCGAATCCCCCGCCCAGATTCAGGAACAGGCCTTCCGCGGCCAACTGAGGCTGGCCAGGGACTTCGGTCTGCCGGTTCTGCTTCATTGCCGGAAAGCCACCGGCAAATTGCTGGAGATTTTGAAACAGGAGGGGGCTGATGAGATGGGCGGCATCTGGCACAACTTTTCCGGCAGCCCGGAGACGGCCCGCGCCGCGATCTCGCTGAATTTCGCCCTCGCCTTCGGCGGGATCGTGACCTGGCCGGAAGCCCGCCGCGCTCCCGAAACCCTGAAAGAAATTCCGGCGGAATGGATCGTGCTGGAAAGCGACGCCCCGGACATGACGCCCCACCCCCATCGGGGGGAGCCGAACCGGCCGCTTTACCTGGGTCTCGTGGCGGAAAAAGTCGCCGCTTTGCGCGGCTGGAGCCTGGAAGAAACCGCCGCCATCACGACTGCCAACGCCTGTCGGGTGTTGCGGTTGGAAAGCCTTAAATCGTAA
- a CDS encoding sulfite exporter TauE/SafE family protein, which translates to MSEIAIGKAALLVLAGGVGGFFNVLAGGGSLITLPLLIFLGLPATMANGTNRVAILVQNIFAVGGFRRKGIMPLKLALLCAAPALAGSYLGANLALTIDDLLFKRILAGIMIGVLLFTALDPMKSWRRPDMEYTPFRILVLLVCFFAVGIYGGFVQAGVGFLIIAALLLQGLDLVTINAVKVFVVALFTLVALTVFILHDQVDYTLGLALAAGNATGGWIATHLAVKKGHDWIRKIVSLTILVFALKLLLGG; encoded by the coding sequence ATGAGCGAAATTGCCATCGGCAAGGCCGCCCTGCTGGTGCTGGCGGGCGGGGTTGGAGGATTTTTCAACGTACTGGCCGGCGGCGGCTCCCTGATCACTCTTCCGCTGCTGATCTTTCTGGGCCTGCCGGCCACCATGGCCAACGGCACCAATCGCGTCGCCATCCTGGTGCAGAATATTTTTGCCGTCGGAGGCTTTCGCCGCAAGGGGATCATGCCGCTGAAACTGGCTCTGCTCTGTGCGGCCCCGGCTTTGGCCGGCAGCTATCTCGGCGCCAACCTCGCCCTCACCATCGACGACCTGCTCTTCAAGCGGATTCTCGCCGGGATCATGATCGGCGTTCTGCTGTTCACCGCGCTCGATCCGATGAAGTCCTGGCGTCGGCCGGATATGGAGTACACCCCTTTTCGCATCCTGGTGTTGCTGGTCTGCTTCTTTGCTGTCGGTATCTACGGGGGCTTCGTGCAGGCGGGGGTCGGCTTCCTGATTATCGCTGCTCTGCTGCTGCAGGGACTCGACCTGGTGACCATCAATGCCGTCAAGGTCTTCGTGGTCGCCCTTTTCACCCTTGTCGCACTGACGGTGTTCATCCTCCACGACCAGGTCGACTACACCCTCGGCCTGGCCCTGGCGGCGGGCAATGCCACCGGAGGCTGGATCGCAACGCACCTGGCGGTGAAAAAGGGGCACGACTGGATCAGGAAAATAGTCTCCCTGACCATTCTGGTTTTCGCCCTTAAACTGCTTCTAGGGGGCTAA